One part of the Enterococcus sp. DIV1094 genome encodes these proteins:
- a CDS encoding DUF1351 domain-containing protein, whose protein sequence is MSNELSTEVIFDVNYQPSVIEIINEDQLANLINATVKRFENLIFKEEDIADAKKARAELNRIFDLIDSKRIEVKKEFSEPLAVFEKQIKAYSDEIKLASEGIADQIKEFEAKTKEERKTIVLAFIKKQASKAEIEANEISLQSNWLNASSFTAKNNLTKKIEEEIIAECTAIKQEKENYEQQKSLVESYVKAYGLESMAWISLIDEGLTAAQIFPKIDQAVKELREKEEKEIEKTEKQIKQTATPERAVVTTQEIDTDEPKYSFALNITGTAKQLSVIKQTIESLGVEYSVEMN, encoded by the coding sequence ATGAGCAATGAACTATCAACAGAAGTCATCTTTGATGTTAATTATCAACCAAGTGTAATTGAAATTATCAATGAAGATCAACTAGCGAATTTAATCAATGCAACTGTTAAGCGTTTTGAAAATTTGATTTTTAAAGAAGAGGATATTGCAGATGCTAAGAAAGCAAGAGCGGAACTAAATCGAATTTTTGATTTGATCGATTCTAAACGAATAGAAGTGAAGAAGGAGTTTAGTGAACCTCTTGCTGTATTTGAAAAACAAATTAAAGCCTACAGCGATGAGATCAAGCTAGCATCTGAAGGTATTGCTGACCAAATCAAAGAATTTGAAGCTAAAACAAAGGAAGAACGAAAAACAATTGTTTTGGCATTCATCAAAAAACAAGCAAGTAAGGCTGAGATTGAAGCTAATGAAATCAGCCTCCAAAGTAATTGGCTGAATGCTTCAAGTTTTACAGCCAAAAACAATTTAACGAAAAAAATTGAAGAAGAAATAATTGCTGAATGCACAGCAATAAAACAAGAAAAAGAAAACTACGAACAGCAAAAATCGTTGGTTGAAAGCTATGTAAAAGCTTATGGTCTTGAGTCAATGGCTTGGATCTCTTTAATTGATGAAGGACTAACTGCAGCACAGATTTTTCCAAAGATAGATCAAGCTGTCAAAGAATTAAGAGAAAAAGAAGAGAAAGAAATAGAAAAGACAGAAAAACAGATCAAACAAACAGCAACTCCAGAAAGAGCTGTGGTAACAACACAAGAAATAGACACCGATGAACCCAAGTATTCCTTTGCTCTAAATATTACAGGCACTGCTAAACAACTGTCAGTTATCAAACAAACGATTGAAAGCTTAGGTGTAGAGTACTCCGTTGAGATGAATTGA
- a CDS encoding helix-turn-helix domain-containing protein, whose translation MTNLALVNLEDLKILLSEHSIPNEIWNSKKAADFLTVSVPTLHKEAELGKVPGVRIGKDWKFSSIALYQYVSKKEESK comes from the coding sequence ATGACTAATCTAGCTTTAGTCAATTTAGAAGATTTAAAGATTTTGTTATCAGAACATTCCATTCCAAATGAAATTTGGAATTCGAAAAAAGCAGCTGATTTTTTAACAGTCAGTGTTCCAACTTTGCATAAAGAAGCTGAACTTGGAAAAGTTCCTGGAGTAAGAATTGGCAAAGATTGGAAGTTTTCTTCAATCGCTCTATATCAATATGTATCTAAAAAGGAGGAATCAAAGTGA
- a CDS encoding putative HNHc nuclease has protein sequence MFKPLIDSYSAILKHFKGQEISATINEEINIERLKTMYEGYEGDRIIEVRFIDPRRFTAQQRNFIYALIGDIFIDTGTPTDFWKEFFYFRFEGVTGRKISLKDESDTTVSDVNILANIILDFIFEHHIPFKEGYEILPANQEYYLYKCITKRVCCICGRTGADIDHFDKALGRRKRKKIDHSEYTYAGLCRIHHTEKHKIGVTNFKNKYQIKGIKLNQETIKKLNIGG, from the coding sequence TTGTTTAAACCGCTAATCGATTCATATTCTGCGATATTAAAGCATTTCAAAGGACAAGAAATTAGCGCAACAATCAACGAAGAAATAAACATCGAACGACTTAAAACGATGTACGAAGGTTATGAAGGCGATCGGATCATTGAAGTGCGTTTTATCGATCCACGTCGCTTCACAGCCCAGCAAAGAAACTTCATTTATGCGCTCATAGGGGATATATTCATCGATACAGGCACGCCAACAGATTTCTGGAAGGAATTCTTCTACTTTCGTTTTGAAGGTGTCACAGGGCGAAAAATAAGCCTCAAGGACGAATCGGATACAACTGTAAGTGACGTAAACATCCTAGCAAATATCATCTTAGATTTCATCTTTGAACATCATATTCCATTCAAAGAAGGGTATGAAATCTTACCAGCGAATCAAGAATACTACTTGTACAAATGTATTACGAAAAGAGTCTGTTGTATCTGTGGAAGAACAGGAGCTGACATTGATCATTTTGATAAAGCATTGGGTAGACGAAAACGTAAGAAAATTGATCATTCAGAATACACTTACGCAGGACTTTGTAGAATCCATCACACGGAAAAACACAAAATAGGTGTGACCAATTTCAAAAATAAGTATCAAATCAAAGGAATCAAGT
- a CDS encoding ERF family protein: MKTSEETNEIYKGLYQLKGKLQQPKFDASVNYGTKNGGEMKFEYATLKSIESAIRNAAQESDSGIDFGQDVVTSDNHVAVTTCVYHSSGQYILYGPLGFPCNTKNPQSLGSVITYAKRYSLASSFGVVADGDDDAKIGADENEKIQNDNDLDSEFKQTFDDYVHRIAQLTNQEKEFIIATTLERSGFSSFKQIDRNSYSKIIGFLKRYALKAEQKKKESENHNKPSWEDL, encoded by the coding sequence ATGAAGACTAGTGAAGAAACAAATGAGATTTATAAAGGGCTATATCAATTGAAAGGTAAGCTACAACAACCTAAATTCGATGCCTCTGTAAATTATGGAACAAAAAACGGTGGGGAAATGAAATTTGAGTACGCAACACTTAAATCTATTGAATCAGCTATAAGAAATGCTGCTCAAGAGTCTGATAGTGGGATTGATTTTGGTCAAGATGTAGTTACAAGTGATAACCATGTTGCAGTAACAACGTGCGTTTATCATTCAAGCGGTCAATACATTCTATATGGTCCTTTAGGCTTTCCGTGTAATACAAAAAATCCACAATCTTTAGGTAGTGTAATTACTTATGCAAAAAGGTATTCGCTGGCTAGCTCATTTGGAGTTGTCGCAGATGGGGATGATGACGCCAAAATTGGTGCTGATGAGAATGAAAAGATTCAGAATGACAATGATTTAGATTCTGAGTTTAAACAGACATTTGATGATTATGTTCATCGAATCGCTCAGTTAACTAATCAAGAAAAAGAATTCATAATTGCTACAACGCTAGAAAGAAGCGGTTTTAGTAGCTTTAAACAAATCGACAGAAATTCCTATTCGAAAATCATTGGATTTCTTAAACGCTATGCATTGAAAGCAGAGCAGAAGAAAAAAGAATCGGAAAATCACAATAAACCATCTTGGGAGGATTTATAA